A window of Panicum virgatum strain AP13 chromosome 8K, P.virgatum_v5, whole genome shotgun sequence contains these coding sequences:
- the LOC120645297 gene encoding uncharacterized protein LOC120645297: MAMSSSKKSCLLQALLMISALAVAAAASSGQPSPGASAPANLTLHNLCPYPVWPLVIANSGVPSLPTDADGEPVGRLDGNGEGLATLAFPAGAWSGRVVARTGCAADEDGDEVVGRCATGDAPPVTVAQVSVGGPGGLAAYSVSLVDGFNVPVVVTPHGFAEGRRCPTLGCAADLAAGCPVGARAPGGGCGAGAPAAFKSPAFIALVTLLCVAVLLLLYHCVLVACCCRGGGAERRRRRQHHHRRGGAEGEEDGDEEEAGVSVEVSAATSRTHLVVQASAAASSPAVVCRYRKEEAWKEPTCAVCLADFDDGEPVRVLPECMHYFHAECIGTWLRGSTSCPMCRAETTPTPSPASLHHHHRLELSVSLEEILVRT, translated from the exons ATGGCCATGTCGTCGTCCAAGAAGAGCTGCCTGCTACAAGCTCTTCTGATGATCTCGGcgctcgccgtggccgccgccgcctcctccgggcAGCCGTCGCCGGGAGCCTCCGCGCCGGCCAACCTGACCCTCCACAACCTGTGCCCGTACCCGGTGTGGCCGCTGGTGATCGCGAACTCGGGCGTCCCGTCCCTCCCCAccgacgccgacggcgagccCGTGGGGCGGCTGGACGGCAACGGCGAGGGCCTGGCGACGCTAGCGTTCCCGGCGGGCGCGTGGTCGGGCCGCGTGGTGGCGCGCACGGGGtgcgccgccgacgaggacggcgACGAGGTGGTCGGGCGGTGCGCGACGGGCGACGCGCCGCCGGTGACGGTGGCGCAGGTGAGCGTGGGCGGGCCGGGCGGGCTGGCGGCGTACAGCGTGAGCCTGGTGGACGGGTTCAACGTGCCGGTGGTGGTGACGCCGCACGGGTTCGCCGAGGGCCGGCGGTGCCCCACGCTGGGCTGCGCcgcggacctcgccgccgggtGCCCCGTCGGCGCCAGGGCGCCCGGCGGGgggtgcggcgccggcgc CCCGGCGGCGTTCAAGTCGCCGGCGTTCATCGCGCTGGTGACCTTGCTGTGCGtggcggtgctgctgctgctgtaccACTGCGTGCTCGTAgcctgctgctgccgcggcggcggcgccgagcggaggcggcgccggcagcaccaccaccggcgcggcggcgccgagggggaggaggacggcgacgaggaggaggcgggcgtgAGCGTGGAGGTGAGCGCGGCGACGTCGCGGACGCACCTGGTGGTGCAGGCGTCAgcggcggcgtcgtcgccggctgtggtgtGCCGGTACCGGAAGGAGGAGGCGTGGAAGGAGCCGACGTGCGCGGTGTGCCTGGCCGActtcgacgacggcgagcccgTCCGGGTGCTGCCGGAGTGCATGCACTACTTCCACGCCGAGTGCATCGGGACATGGCTGCGGGGGAGCACCAGCTGCCCGATGTGCCGCGCCGAGACCACGCCCACGCCGAGCCCGGCGTCgctgcaccaccaccatcgcctcGAGCTATCTGTCTCCCTCGAGGAGATACTTGTACGCACGTAG